One genomic window of Sphingobacteriaceae bacterium includes the following:
- a CDS encoding GAF domain-containing sensor histidine kinase, with protein MQNRRPRSGGITLKRLYAIAVWGPLLFILLLEAVRRWVATPLLGPDGAAVVFLLLAAGGIVFFARWIFANYAAARRRELEALAAAESRLAQIEGLRQASLALTSDLELDSVLQKVVDLSRQVVSARYGALIMLGDSDRSIQRFIVSGVDEETKAQIGGPPTGRGLLGLVMADGKPLRLDRLTEHPASAGFPPHHPPMETFLGVPLVFQDKVLGHLYLTEKESGPFTAQDQTVVEQFALYAAVAITNAQLYRQVEHLAVLEERERIGMDLHDGTIQSLYALGLVLEDIAERPQADWQEVQAQLHQAVDTVSRIIGDIRHYIFDLKLPLTPGEPLRHQVAELLAALQPHQSLTVLWQWDDRVEEHLADRQLRTNLLHIFREALSNVIKHAGARQVVLRAALEDQGILLAVADDGRGFDPDAAGGGGRGLGNMEARAYSLGGRLTVKSSPGQGTTVELQLPVPAVKEAHEA; from the coding sequence GTGCAGAACAGGCGGCCGCGCAGCGGCGGGATAACCTTGAAGCGGCTTTACGCCATCGCCGTTTGGGGGCCCCTTTTGTTCATCCTGCTCCTGGAGGCGGTGCGCCGGTGGGTGGCCACGCCCCTGCTGGGGCCGGACGGGGCGGCGGTGGTGTTCCTGCTCCTGGCCGCCGGGGGCATCGTCTTCTTCGCCCGGTGGATCTTCGCCAACTATGCCGCCGCCCGGCGCCGGGAACTGGAAGCCCTGGCGGCCGCCGAAAGCCGCCTGGCCCAAATCGAAGGCCTGCGCCAAGCCAGCCTGGCCCTGACCTCCGACCTGGAACTGGACAGCGTGCTGCAAAAGGTGGTGGACTTGAGCCGTCAGGTGGTGTCGGCCCGGTACGGTGCCTTGATCATGCTGGGGGACTCGGATCGGTCCATCCAGCGCTTCATCGTGTCGGGGGTGGATGAGGAGACCAAGGCCCAAATCGGCGGGCCGCCCACGGGCCGGGGCCTGCTGGGGCTGGTCATGGCCGACGGCAAGCCCCTCCGGCTGGACCGGCTGACGGAGCACCCCGCCAGCGCCGGCTTCCCGCCCCATCACCCCCCTATGGAAACCTTCCTGGGCGTGCCCCTGGTGTTCCAGGACAAGGTGCTGGGCCACCTGTATCTGACGGAAAAAGAGTCGGGCCCCTTCACAGCCCAGGACCAGACGGTGGTGGAGCAGTTCGCCCTTTACGCGGCGGTGGCCATCACCAACGCCCAGTTGTACCGGCAGGTGGAGCACCTGGCGGTGTTGGAAGAGCGGGAGCGCATCGGCATGGACCTCCACGACGGTACCATCCAGTCCCTGTACGCCCTGGGGCTGGTGCTGGAAGACATCGCCGAGCGGCCCCAGGCCGACTGGCAGGAAGTTCAGGCCCAGCTGCACCAGGCGGTGGACACGGTGAGCCGCATCATCGGCGACATCCGCCACTACATCTTCGACTTGAAGTTGCCCCTGACGCCGGGGGAGCCGCTGCGCCACCAGGTGGCCGAACTGCTGGCGGCCCTGCAGCCCCACCAAAGCCTGACCGTTCTGTGGCAGTGGGACGACCGGGTGGAGGAGCACCTGGCGGACCGCCAGCTGCGGACCAACCTGCTGCACATTTTCCGGGAAGCCTTGAGCAATGTGATCAAGCATGCCGGGGCCCGTCAGGTGGTGCTCCGGGCGGCCCTGGAGGACCAGGGCATCCTGCTGGCCGTAGCCGATGACGGCCGGGGCTTCGACCCCGACGCCGCGGGGGGCGGCGGCCGGGGGCTGGGCAACATGGAAGCCCGGGCCTACAGCCTGGGCGGCCGCCTGACCGTCAAATCATCGCCGGGGCAAGGCACCACCGTGGAACTGCAACTGCCGGTGCCGGCCGTTAAGGAGGCGCACGAAGCATGA
- a CDS encoding NAD(+)/NADH kinase: MPAVYLHTRDDNPKALRVRDRCAEVLVAAGHTLAERPVEAEIIASIGGDGTLLSAIARFHYLEIPFLGINAGNLGFLQEADEEDLPLVAQMLATGNYQVQSIPLLAAWRESGELVSYAFNEVVVERAGTRTLKIVMSVDGVEVGTMVGDGAIVSSPSGSTAYALAAGGAMMAPTVSALQLVTINPHKSKLASPMPTPIILPADSLVQLQQAPERPRPARLVLDGRPYEMNVGECINIGRSDRTVRIIRLGIHTFWEHVRLKFSTFEPRTK; the protein is encoded by the coding sequence GTGCCGGCCGTCTACTTGCACACCCGGGACGACAACCCCAAGGCCCTGCGGGTGCGGGACCGCTGCGCCGAAGTGCTGGTGGCCGCCGGCCACACCCTGGCGGAAAGGCCCGTGGAAGCCGAGATCATCGCCAGCATCGGCGGCGACGGCACCCTCCTGAGCGCCATCGCCCGATTTCATTACCTGGAGATCCCCTTTCTGGGCATCAATGCGGGGAACCTAGGCTTCCTCCAGGAAGCCGATGAGGAAGATCTGCCCCTGGTGGCCCAAATGCTGGCCACGGGCAACTACCAGGTGCAGTCCATCCCCCTCCTGGCCGCGTGGCGGGAAAGCGGGGAACTAGTAAGTTACGCCTTCAACGAAGTGGTGGTGGAGCGGGCGGGCACCCGCACGCTGAAGATCGTCATGTCCGTAGACGGTGTAGAGGTGGGCACCATGGTGGGCGACGGCGCCATTGTGTCCAGCCCTTCGGGTTCCACCGCCTACGCCCTGGCGGCGGGCGGGGCCATGATGGCCCCCACGGTGTCGGCCCTGCAACTGGTGACCATCAATCCCCACAAGTCCAAGCTGGCCAGCCCCATGCCCACCCCCATCATCCTGCCGGCCGACAGCCTGGTGCAGCTGCAGCAGGCGCCCGAGCGCCCCCGCCCGGCCCGCCTGGTGCTGGACGGCCGCCCTTACGAGATGAACGTGGGCGAGTGCATAAACATCGGGCGCTCAGACCGGACGGTGCGCATCATCCGGTTGGGAATCCATACTTTCTGGGAGCACGTTCGCCTGAAGTTTTCAACGTTTGAACCACGGACCAAATAG
- a CDS encoding alpha/beta-type small acid-soluble spore protein, translating into MAQGQRTNQTLVPQARQALDQLKFEVARELGIPNYQGYLGDVPSRVNGAVGGNMVRRMIAFAEQQLASRHP; encoded by the coding sequence ATGGCACAAGGGCAGCGCACGAACCAGACACTGGTGCCCCAGGCCAGACAGGCCCTCGACCAGCTTAAGTTCGAAGTGGCGCGAGAGTTGGGCATCCCCAACTACCAGGGCTACCTGGGCGACGTTCCCTCCCGGGTGAACGGCGCGGTCGGCGGCAACATGGTAAGGCGCATGATCGCTTTCGCCGAGCAGCAGCTGGCCAGCCGCCACCCGTAA
- a CDS encoding Fur family transcriptional regulator translates to MSIRMILEALSSHDYRVTWQRWAVAAHIALKGDKLFTVEELFTSLRRHYPDIGLTTVYRTLDLLVDLGIIDRIHGEDGLARYGLRSPDLMSSLRLICEECGQEEEAPTEQLAPVLKGIAQQHGFQLSHYEGQLMGICSRCLAARSEEEAGAGPAGSEESGEEGTR, encoded by the coding sequence TTGAGTATTCGTATGATATTGGAAGCCCTGAGCAGTCATGATTACCGGGTCACGTGGCAGCGGTGGGCTGTGGCGGCCCACATCGCCCTGAAGGGCGACAAGCTGTTCACCGTGGAGGAACTGTTCACGTCGCTGCGGCGCCATTACCCGGACATCGGCCTGACCACGGTCTACCGCACCCTGGACCTGCTGGTGGATCTGGGCATCATCGACCGCATCCACGGTGAGGACGGCCTGGCCCGGTACGGGCTCCGGTCCCCCGACTTGATGTCATCCCTGCGCTTAATCTGTGAGGAGTGCGGCCAGGAGGAAGAGGCGCCGACGGAGCAGTTGGCGCCGGTGCTGAAGGGCATCGCCCAGCAGCACGGCTTCCAGCTTTCCCACTATGAAGGCCAGTTGATGGGCATCTGCTCCCGCTGCCTGGCGGCCCGGTCGGAGGAAGAGGCCGGCGCCGGCCCGGCGGGCTCGGAGGAGTCCGGCGAGGAAGGCACCCGCTAG
- a CDS encoding class I SAM-dependent methyltransferase — protein sequence MAEEMPMPAATPQPPTGEAKEKYIRHLFDSIAEHYDFMNMVMSFGMLKYWHRVFRSLTNLSPGGRALDVACGTAELALIMAQQVGPTGHVEGVDLSPNMVAVGQRKIERLGMADRITLTVGNALDLPYPDNSFDCVATGFAMRNVADIHKAFAEMARVTRPGGRVICLELSRPVNPLLRAPYNFYLNRIVPILGRWNERRFARQNPDQLMPYTWLPESLKYFPDQEGLAEIYREAGLVDVFYRNLSGGVVCLHVGTKPGAN from the coding sequence ACCTGTTCGACAGCATCGCCGAGCACTACGACTTCATGAACATGGTCATGAGCTTCGGCATGCTCAAGTACTGGCATCGGGTGTTCCGGTCCTTGACCAACCTGTCTCCCGGCGGCCGGGCCCTGGACGTGGCCTGCGGCACCGCCGAACTGGCCCTCATCATGGCCCAGCAGGTGGGTCCCACGGGCCATGTGGAAGGGGTGGACCTGTCCCCCAACATGGTGGCCGTGGGCCAACGCAAGATCGAGCGCCTGGGCATGGCCGACCGGATCACTTTGACGGTGGGCAACGCCTTGGACCTGCCCTACCCCGACAACTCCTTCGACTGCGTGGCCACCGGCTTCGCCATGCGCAACGTGGCCGACATCCACAAGGCCTTCGCCGAGATGGCCCGGGTCACCCGGCCCGGCGGCCGGGTCATCTGCCTGGAGTTGTCCCGTCCCGTCAACCCCCTGCTGCGGGCGCCCTACAATTTCTATTTGAACAGGATCGTGCCCATTTTGGGCCGCTGGAACGAGCGCCGCTTCGCCCGGCAGAACCCCGACCAGCTGATGCCCTACACCTGGCTGCCCGAATCCCTCAAGTACTTCCCCGACCAGGAAGGCCTGGCGGAAATCTACCGGGAGGCGGGGTTGGTAGACGTGTTCTACCGCAACTTGTCGGGGGGCGTTGTCTGCCTTCACGTGGGGACTAAACCCGGGGCGAACTAG